The Fibrobacter sp. UWB5 genomic sequence AAGCCGACCGCATGCAGAACGCCGTGCTGCGCGAATTCTATTCGGAACGCATGGTCGTGCGCGAAGAACGCCGCATGCGCTACGACGACAAGCCCACAGGCCGCTACTACGAAACGCTGAATTCCATGATTTACGAGGCGTTCCCGTACCGCGTGCCGACCATTGGCTGGCCAAGCGACATCATGAACTTGACGCGCGAAATGGCCGATGAACATTACCGCAAGTATTACAAGCCGCGCAATGCGATTTTGGTGCTGGCGGGCGACATCGATACGACCGCCACCATGGAAATGGTCAAGAAGTACTTTGGCCCGATTCCTACAGGCGAGGCGTTCCCTCCGCTGACGATTCGCGACCCCGAGCAGGCCGGCGAAAAGCGCCTGACGGTAAAACGCCCCGATGCGCCGAACCTGTATTCGCTGGTGTTTACGACGCCTGCCGTGGGCGACCAGATTCTGTACCCGCTGGATATTGCCGAGGGCGTTTTGAATGGCCGCTCCGGCAGACTTTACAGGCGCCTGATTCAAGAAGAAAAGCTTGCCGTGAGCGTGAAGGCTTCGAATTCGCCAAACAAGTATGTGTCTGAATTCGGCGTGACGGTGAACTTGCGCCCAGATGCCGACCCCGCGAAGGTTGAAAAAATCGTGTGGGAAGAACTGGAACGCTTGAAGACCGAAACGGTGAGCGAACGCGATTTCCAGAAGGTGAAGAACCACGCCTACGCCGGCCTGGTGCGCAGCCTGACCGATATGGAAAACGTGGCGACGATGCTTGCCTGGTACGAAATGTACGGCGACTACCGCATTTTCCTCAACTGGGCGGACGAACTCAATAAGGTCTCTGCCGCCGACGTACAAGCGGCCGCGCAGAAAACCTTCGTCCGCGAAAAGAGCGTCGCCGGCTTCCTGCTGAAGAAATAGCCCCGATTGTCTTCCCGGATGCTTCCTAATTGTCTTCCCGCACGTAGATGCGGGATCTCCCTTTACGGCTTTCCAAAGCGCTTGCAGTAAAAATGCAAGCGTTTTTTCAAACAACTAGAGGAGATGCCGGGTCAAGCCCGGCATGACATGTGCAATATCCGGGAAGACAGTATGGATTATACTTTCTTAGGATCGTACGGGTCGATGTGCACAAGCGCATCGACTACATTTTCACCCGCGTCAATAATACGGCGTTCCACTTCTTCGGCTAAATCATGTGCGGCAAGGAGTGTCATGTCGGCGGGAACGACCACATGCAAATCCACGTGCAAATCGCTGCCTACGTAACGCGTGCGGAACCCGTGAATGCTAATCACATTCGGGCAGGCGAGTGCGACATCCTTTAACTTTTGGGCCACTTCGGCGCTGGCGCCTTCGTCAGCCACGCGGTGGATTCCCGGCCATGCAATTTCAAAGCCCGAATGCAGAATGAAAACGGAAACGATAATCGCGCCTACGGAGTCTGCAAACCAGAGTGTGGGGCAAAGAATCCCGAACAAGACTGCAATCAAGACCGGTATGGAACTGTAGGCGTCGCTCCGGTGGTGCCAAGCGTTTGCTTCGACGGCTTCGCTGCGGATGGCGCGACCCTTCGCCCGCGTGTAGCGGAAAAGCACCTCTTTCACGATAATCGAAACCGCCGCCATAATCGCCGCAATCCATTCGGGGTGCGACTGCTCGCCGTTCGTGAGCGCTACCACCGCATTGTAACCGAGCCCGAGCCCCACGGCGCAAACCGCAAGCCCGATTCCGACCGAAATCAGCGTCTCGAATCGCCTGTGCCCATACGGGTGCTCCGCATCGGGCGGCGAATTCCAGAACCGCGACCCGACAATAATTGCAATGTCCGTGGTAAAATCAGACGCACTGTGAATGGCGTCGGCGATAAGTGCCTGTGACCCGCCAAAATAACCCGCAAAAAACTTGCCAACCGACAAGGCGACGTTCCAGCCGAGCCCCACCCACGTAACGCGGCGGACCTCTGCGCTGTCATCTTTTTTTGCAATGCGAGTCATAATCTAGACGAAAGAACGGACCTCTGGTCCTACAGACGAGAGACGAAAGAAAATATAAAATAATGCAACCTTTTGCGGTGCATACGCATCTAATTATTCGAAAAACGGGTAAGACTTTCTATTTTTAGGTCGCATCTATGAAAAAGCTTTTGAAAATCCTCATCCTCCTCGTGATTCTTGGTGCTATCGCTTATGGCGTCAAGATGTTCTTTTTTTCCGAGAAGGCGAGCGATGCCGCAGGCCCGCTCGTAAGCACCAAGGTGGTGCAGACCACGATTTCGACCACCATTTCGGCAACCGGTACACTGGAACCCGTCGACCAGGTGGAAGTCGGTACCCAGGTGTCGGGCGACATCGCGAAAATCAATGTCGACTTCAATTCCAAGGTCAAAAAAGGCCAGATTATTGCCGAACTGGACAAGTCCAAGCTCAAGGCCACACTCACGCAGGCCGAAATTGCCTTCCGTAGCGCCGAAACCGACTATAAGTATAAGGAATCGACCTACAACCGCGTCAAGAAACTTTCCGAAAGCCATTCCGCAAGCGCCGTGGAACTCGAAACTGCCGAATACAACATGAATTCGGCAAAGCTCTCCGTTGAACGCAGCCAGAACGAAGTCAACCAGGCTCGACTCAACTTGAGTTATGCGACCATCAAGAGCCCCATCGACGGTGTGGTTCTGAAGCGCGCTGTAGAAGTCGGCCAGACGGTGGCCGCCTCCATGAGTACTCCTACTTTGTTCGTAATTGCCAAGGATTTGAGCCAGATGAAGGTGATGGCCGCCGTAGATGAAGCGGACATCGGTCAGGTGAAGCAAGGCCAGCGCGTTACCTTCACCGTAGACGCCTTCCAAAATGAAACTTTCAACGGCTCGGTGCAAGAGGTCCGCCTGAATCCGACGACCACGAGCAACGTGGTGACTTA encodes the following:
- a CDS encoding pitrilysin family protein, whose protein sequence is MNWLNKISCGVALAAALFTQPFAQVNLVVHKEVLPNGLTVLLHPNKQAPTVSCRLFYVTGSVHEVPGKSGLAHILEHELFKGTKKVGITDSIADAKFMATQDSLQALIRPAILAGDTAKVKKLTAEHDSVVNEHRKIFVKDELWSAYQAAGGTGLNAFTSDLMTAYIVTLPKNKIELFMWLEADRMQNAVLREFYSERMVVREERRMRYDDKPTGRYYETLNSMIYEAFPYRVPTIGWPSDIMNLTREMADEHYRKYYKPRNAILVLAGDIDTTATMEMVKKYFGPIPTGEAFPPLTIRDPEQAGEKRLTVKRPDAPNLYSLVFTTPAVGDQILYPLDIAEGVLNGRSGRLYRRLIQEEKLAVSVKASNSPNKYVSEFGVTVNLRPDADPAKVEKIVWEELERLKTETVSERDFQKVKNHAYAGLVRSLTDMENVATMLAWYEMYGDYRIFLNWADELNKVSAADVQAAAQKTFVREKSVAGFLLKK
- a CDS encoding cation diffusion facilitator family transporter; the protein is MTRIAKKDDSAEVRRVTWVGLGWNVALSVGKFFAGYFGGSQALIADAIHSASDFTTDIAIIVGSRFWNSPPDAEHPYGHRRFETLISVGIGLAVCAVGLGLGYNAVVALTNGEQSHPEWIAAIMAAVSIIVKEVLFRYTRAKGRAIRSEAVEANAWHHRSDAYSSIPVLIAVLFGILCPTLWFADSVGAIIVSVFILHSGFEIAWPGIHRVADEGASAEVAQKLKDVALACPNVISIHGFRTRYVGSDLHVDLHVVVPADMTLLAAHDLAEEVERRIIDAGENVVDALVHIDPYDPKKV
- a CDS encoding efflux RND transporter periplasmic adaptor subunit gives rise to the protein MKKLLKILILLVILGAIAYGVKMFFFSEKASDAAGPLVSTKVVQTTISTTISATGTLEPVDQVEVGTQVSGDIAKINVDFNSKVKKGQIIAELDKSKLKATLTQAEIAFRSAETDYKYKESTYNRVKKLSESHSASAVELETAEYNMNSAKLSVERSQNEVNQARLNLSYATIKSPIDGVVLKRAVEVGQTVAASMSTPTLFVIAKDLSQMKVMAAVDEADIGQVKQGQRVTFTVDAFQNETFNGSVQEVRLNPTTTSNVVTYTVVITAENPDQKLLPGMTATCTIVTQEITDAIAIPVKALKFTPADGTPMAEPPQGMRPPHPESGDSTSGDFMPGNFPKGDFKKGNFPPPGSFPKSFKKRPDGKKPSGNLVWVSIDGKAAPRPVKTGISDGVNIQILKGLSVGDSVVVSQETVAATKEKSAASSPFMPTPPGKKKK